From Microbacterium sp. 10M-3C3:
GAACACCGATCCGGTCAGGGCCGTCGAGAAGTCGAGCAGCCGGTCGTGCAGACCCGGCGGATCGCCGATGAACATGCGCTCGAGCATGCGCTGGATGACCCACAGGTGCCGCGAGTAGCCGGCGAAGTATGTGCCGAACTCGCCGCGACCCGGGCTTCCGAAGGGCATGTTGTCGCGCAGGATCGAATGCTCCACGCCGTCGTCGTCGACGATCGTGGTGAGGGTCTTGTGCGAGCGCTGCCCGCTGTCGGCGTCGGGCAGCTCGATGTTCTCGGCCTTGGTCCGCCCGAGGATCGCCTCCTGCACCTCGGTCGGCAGCGCGCGCCACGCCGACAGCGGATGCACGTACTTCTGCACGACGACGTAGCTGCCGCCCGCGTGGTCGGCGTCCTCGTCCCCGACGAGCACGGCCTCGGGCACCGCCGGCCCGACGGGGTTCGCTGTGCCGTCGACGAAGCCGAGGAGGTCGCGGCGGTCGAACGAGCGGAAGCCGATCGTCTCGTCGACGACGCGCACCGCCGGCCCGAGCGCGTCGAGCAACTGACGTTCGAACTCGAAGACGATGTCCGCCCGTTCGGCGCGGATGTGGAAGAGGAGGTCGCCGGCGGTGGCCGGCGCGGTGTGGGCCGCGCCGACGACGGGCGAGAACGGGCGCAGTTCGCGGGGGAGCGACGCCGAGGTCAGGCGTGGCCATGCGGCCGCGCCGATGCCGACCGTGCACGTGAGGGTGCCGTCGGGGTCGCGGAAGGCGACCGCCTTGATCGATTCCGACAGGCTCGTGAGCACGTCGCGCACGGTGTCGACCGCGTCGGCACCGGCTGCGAGCTCCACGACGAGGAACGTCGCGTGCGAGGTCAGCGCGGCGGTCGGGCGCTGGACGGCGCCCGCCCCCTCATGATCAGCCGGCATCCGCGGCCCGCTCCAGCTCCCGCTCCCAGTCCGCGGGCACACGGCCCGCCGGCCCCGGCACCGGCTGATCGGCCGGATGACTCCGCGGCGGTGCGAGCTCGGGCCCGGCGAGCATCTCGTCGTCGCGGTAGCTGTAGAACCAGTCCTCGCCCGGTTCGAAGCTCTGGATGACGTCGTGGCCCGTGGCGCGGGCGTGCGCGGTCGCGTGGCGGTTCAGCGAGCTGTCGCAGCATCCGATGTGCCCGCATGTGGCGCAGCGGCGCAGATGGAACCACCACGACCCCATCGCGTCGCACTCGACGCATCCGGTGCCCGACGGCGGCACCTCGGGGCGGATGTCGGTCGCGCTCATGCGTGCTCCTTCCGGGTGGGCGGGGGTGCTTCCTGACTATCAGGTCGGGCGCCTCGGATGAAGGGGTGGCGGGTGGCCCCCTCAGGACCACACAGGCGGCGCGTAAGCGTCCCCCATGGATCTGACGCGCTCACGGGCGGATGAGGCGGCGCGCCCGCCGGGCTTAGCGTGGAGGCATGCCCCCTACCGCATTCGATTCGCTCGACGACTACATCGCCCTTCCCCGCATCGAGGCGCTCGCCCTCTCGCCCGACGGCGCGCGCGTCGTGCTGACCGTCGCGACCCTGACGAAGGACGCGACCGGGTACGAGAGGTCGCTGTGGGAGGTGGCTGTCGACGGCAGCGGAGCGCCGCGCCGGCTCACGCGCTCGGCGAAGGGCGAGTCGGGCGCCGCGTTCACCTCGACCGGGGATGTGCTCTTCGTCAGTGCGCGGCCCGATCCCGAGGCCGACGAGGAGGCCGGCCAGCTGTGGCTGCTCCCCGCCGCCGGCGGCGAGGCGCGTCCGGTCACGCGGCTCGCGGGCGGGGCCTCGGGGGTCGCGGCGGCGGCCGCCGCATCCGAGCGCGTCGTCATCACCGCCGACCTCCTGCCCTCGGCCGACACGCTGGAGCGCGACGCCCAGCTGCGCGCCGAGCGCACCACGCGGAAGGTCTCCGCGCTCCTGCACGACCGCTATCCGGTGCGCTATTGGGACCACGACCTCGGGCCGGGTGAGCCGCACCTGCTCGCGATCGATCTCGCGGGCCTCGCCGACACGCTGCCCGCGCTCGCCGCGGAACCGGATGCGGCGGCCGCCGACGAGGCGGAACCGGATGCGGCGGCAGCCGACGCGGACGCCCCCACGCCCTACCCGGCCACTCTGCCCAGGCCGCGCGATCTCACTCCGCGCCCCGGCCGCACCGCCGACACCGCGGGTGTCGCGCTGACACCCGACGGGCGGACGCTCGTGGCGTCGCTGCGCGTCCCTCAGGGCCGCGACGCCCGCTACGCGATCGTCGCGATCGACACCGATTCGGGCGAGCGCCGCACCCTCTTCGACGAGCCGAGCACGTACTTCGAGTCGCCGGCCGTCAGCCACGACGGCTCGCGCATCGCGTTCGTGCGCTCGGCGTTCGCGACGCCCGCGGGCCCCGCCGACCAGGAGCTGTGGGTCGCGGGCATCGACGGCTCCGCGCCGCGGCGCCTGGCCGAGGGGTGGGACCGCTGGCCGGGCTCGGTGCGCTTCGACCGCGACGATGCGGCGCTGCTCGTCACCGCCGACGACGACGGGCGCGGGCCGATCTTCCGGGTACCGCTCGACGGCGGCGCGGTCGAGAAGCTCACGCACGACGACTTCACCTACACGCACGTCGACGTCGACCGGCGCACCGGGGATCTCGTCGCGCTCCGCTCGTCATGGATGCAGCCGCCGCATGCGGTGCGGGTCGCACGCGACGGCGCCGTCACCCCGCTCGCCTCCCCCGCGGCGGTCCCCGACGTGCCCGCGCGCATGGTCGAGGTCGACACGACCGCCGAGGACGGCAGCCGCGTGCGCGCGTGGCTGCTGCTGCCGGCCGGCGCCGAGGCGGAGCATCCGGCCCCCCTGCTGCTGTGGATCCACGGCGGCCCCCTGAACAGCTGGAACGCGTGGAGCTGGCGCTGGAACCCGCAGCTCGCCGTAGCCCGCGGGCACGCGGTGCTGCTGCCCGACCCGGCCCTGTCCACCGGGTACGGCCTGGACTTCATCGCCCGCGGGTGGAACAGCTGGGGCGGCAAGCCCTACACCGACCTCCTCTCGATCACCGACGCCGTGGTGGCGCGCGACGACATCGACGAGACCCGCACGGCCGCGATGGGCGGGTCGTTCGGCGGGTACATGGCGAACTGGGTCGCGGGGCACACCGACCGCTTTCGCGCGATCGTGACGCACGCAAGCCTGTGGGCGATGGACCAGTTCGCCGGCACGACCGACCACTCGCCGTACTGGCAGAGCATCTTCACGCCCGAAGCCGCTCTGGAGAACTCCCCGCACCGGTTCGTGCGCGACATCCGCACACCGATGCTCGTGATCCACGGTGATCGGGACTATCGCGTGCCGATCGGGGAGGGGCTGCGCCTCTGGTCGGAGCTCAACGAGCACTTCGCGGCGGAGGACGGGGCGATCGTGCACCGGTTCCTCTACTTCCCCGACGAGAATCACTGGGTGCTGAAGCCGCAGCACGCCGTCGTCTGGTACGAGACGGTGTTCGCGTTCCTCGCGGAGCACGTGCGTGGTGAAGAGGCGTCGCGACCGGCGGTGCTGGGGTGATCCATCGCGCGCCGTGAGTAGTCTGAGCCGGTGCGGCGGATGCGGGCGACCTGGAACACGGGCGGGATCCTCCTCGTGCTGTGCGGCGTCTTCGCCCTCGTCACGCCGGGCGCGCTCGGCCCCGGTCTCGGCGTGGGTGTCGCGGGGGCGGGCGCCGTGCTGTACGCGGCGGCCGTGCTCGTGTTCGCGATCGGGTTCAGCCGGGCGGCGAGCGTCGTCCTGCGCCGCCCGCTCGGCCTGACCGCGATGGTGGTCGTCGCTGTGTGGCCGCTCGTCGCG
This genomic window contains:
- a CDS encoding Dyp-type peroxidase; amino-acid sequence: MPADHEGAGAVQRPTAALTSHATFLVVELAAGADAVDTVRDVLTSLSESIKAVAFRDPDGTLTCTVGIGAAAWPRLTSASLPRELRPFSPVVGAAHTAPATAGDLLFHIRAERADIVFEFERQLLDALGPAVRVVDETIGFRSFDRRDLLGFVDGTANPVGPAVPEAVLVGDEDADHAGGSYVVVQKYVHPLSAWRALPTEVQEAILGRTKAENIELPDADSGQRSHKTLTTIVDDDGVEHSILRDNMPFGSPGRGEFGTYFAGYSRHLWVIQRMLERMFIGDPPGLHDRLLDFSTALTGSVFFAPSGDGLDDLPAPADGAPAAATAPAASGDGAASAPPDGSLAIGGRPDAKGSR
- a CDS encoding UBP-type zinc finger domain-containing protein, producing MSATDIRPEVPPSGTGCVECDAMGSWWFHLRRCATCGHIGCCDSSLNRHATAHARATGHDVIQSFEPGEDWFYSYRDDEMLAGPELAPPRSHPADQPVPGPAGRVPADWERELERAADAG
- a CDS encoding alpha/beta fold hydrolase, whose protein sequence is MPPTAFDSLDDYIALPRIEALALSPDGARVVLTVATLTKDATGYERSLWEVAVDGSGAPRRLTRSAKGESGAAFTSTGDVLFVSARPDPEADEEAGQLWLLPAAGGEARPVTRLAGGASGVAAAAAASERVVITADLLPSADTLERDAQLRAERTTRKVSALLHDRYPVRYWDHDLGPGEPHLLAIDLAGLADTLPALAAEPDAAAADEAEPDAAAADADAPTPYPATLPRPRDLTPRPGRTADTAGVALTPDGRTLVASLRVPQGRDARYAIVAIDTDSGERRTLFDEPSTYFESPAVSHDGSRIAFVRSAFATPAGPADQELWVAGIDGSAPRRLAEGWDRWPGSVRFDRDDAALLVTADDDGRGPIFRVPLDGGAVEKLTHDDFTYTHVDVDRRTGDLVALRSSWMQPPHAVRVARDGAVTPLASPAAVPDVPARMVEVDTTAEDGSRVRAWLLLPAGAEAEHPAPLLLWIHGGPLNSWNAWSWRWNPQLAVARGHAVLLPDPALSTGYGLDFIARGWNSWGGKPYTDLLSITDAVVARDDIDETRTAAMGGSFGGYMANWVAGHTDRFRAIVTHASLWAMDQFAGTTDHSPYWQSIFTPEAALENSPHRFVRDIRTPMLVIHGDRDYRVPIGEGLRLWSELNEHFAAEDGAIVHRFLYFPDENHWVLKPQHAVVWYETVFAFLAEHVRGEEASRPAVLG